One window from the genome of Streptomyces sp. NBC_00287 encodes:
- a CDS encoding SagB/ThcOx family dehydrogenase, whose amino-acid sequence MTTIERPARAPESPGARYWHRSLHDYATLIGQGPGGREGGPKEPERFTRFGALPRYPLPPPPSELGALSRAFGDGTDGPPPLSAPTAAFHSALLHYTCGVLRTEFGPTARWPYHRAAPSARCFAPVETYLWTPGHEELPAGVYAYDPAHHTLVLLRAGDFRALLGAALGADLGDAVGVLLLSTVFWRTAFRYGAYAYRLCAQETGLVAGNALMVAGALGARGHLHHQFLDGVLEQLMGVARPDESVAAVVALYGGDVSRPILRSTVRHTEAELSAGIGGVGRPAPAATGIRSLTELVEVDSAARVTDTASFARLPHQAPSPMETGPGELAHCLRQRTSGAPAFHPKRRPVPLETILGTVRPAFAPFMSDAVPHGSAPPVTAHLWAVDVTGAEGGVYEVTPQGLRYVGPARAADLGLEAANINYPTVNAVVFLSVPAREGQVAFGDRGFRVLHHEAGAVAQRMCVLSAMTGLAARIHNGYAAGTLAGALQLPPGHEPVFQIALATPGADERYLMPLPTPWKAVPAA is encoded by the coding sequence ATGACCACCATCGAACGGCCCGCCCGGGCCCCCGAGTCGCCCGGCGCGCGGTACTGGCACCGGTCCCTGCACGACTACGCCACCCTGATCGGGCAGGGACCGGGCGGCCGGGAGGGCGGACCGAAGGAGCCGGAGCGATTCACCCGCTTCGGCGCGCTGCCCCGGTATCCGCTGCCGCCGCCACCCAGCGAACTCGGCGCACTGAGCCGGGCCTTCGGGGACGGTACGGACGGACCGCCGCCGCTGTCCGCACCGACCGCCGCCTTCCACTCGGCGCTGCTCCACTACACCTGCGGGGTGCTGCGCACGGAGTTCGGCCCGACGGCCCGCTGGCCCTACCACCGGGCCGCCCCCTCCGCCCGGTGCTTCGCGCCGGTCGAGACGTACCTGTGGACCCCCGGGCACGAGGAACTCCCCGCCGGCGTCTACGCGTACGACCCGGCCCACCACACCCTGGTCCTGCTGCGGGCCGGTGACTTCCGGGCCCTGCTCGGCGCGGCCCTCGGAGCGGACCTCGGGGACGCGGTCGGGGTGCTGCTGCTGTCCACCGTCTTCTGGCGCACGGCCTTCCGGTACGGCGCCTACGCGTACCGTCTGTGCGCGCAGGAGACGGGTCTGGTGGCCGGGAACGCCCTGATGGTCGCCGGCGCCCTCGGTGCGCGGGGGCATCTGCACCATCAGTTCCTCGACGGGGTGCTGGAGCAACTCATGGGCGTCGCGCGTCCGGACGAGAGCGTCGCGGCGGTGGTGGCGCTGTACGGCGGCGATGTCAGCCGGCCGATCCTGCGCTCGACGGTGCGGCACACCGAGGCGGAGCTGTCCGCCGGGATCGGGGGAGTCGGCCGCCCCGCACCGGCGGCCACCGGCATCCGCTCGCTCACGGAGCTCGTGGAGGTGGACAGCGCTGCCCGCGTCACCGATACGGCGTCCTTCGCCCGGCTGCCCCACCAGGCACCCTCGCCCATGGAGACCGGTCCCGGGGAGCTCGCCCACTGTCTGCGCCAACGCACCTCCGGTGCCCCGGCGTTCCACCCGAAGCGGCGGCCGGTCCCGCTGGAGACGATCCTGGGAACCGTCCGGCCCGCCTTCGCGCCGTTCATGTCCGACGCCGTGCCGCACGGGTCCGCACCTCCCGTCACCGCGCACCTGTGGGCGGTCGACGTCACGGGAGCCGAAGGCGGCGTATATGAGGTGACTCCGCAGGGCTTGCGATATGTGGGCCCCGCCCGGGCCGCGGACCTCGGTCTGGAGGCGGCCAATATCAACTACCCCACGGTGAACGCCGTGGTGTTCCTGTCGGTGCCGGCGCGGGAGGGTCAAGTGGCGTTCGGCGACCGGGGATTCAGGGTTCTGCATCATGAGGCCGGGGCCGTGGCCCAACGCATGTGCGTACTGAGCGCCATGACCGGGCTCGCCGCGCGCATCCACAACGGCTACGCGGCCGGAACCCTGGCGGGCGCACTCCAACTCCCGCCGGGACATGAGCCGGTGTTCCAGATCGCCCTCGCCACGCCGGGCGCCGACGAACGCTATCTGATGCCACTTCCCACGCCTTGGAAGGCGGTGCCGGCCGCATGA
- a CDS encoding nitroreductase family protein, with protein sequence MTTYATSAALDYLTSGHQPPDALPAADPLRLPPVHKRYPSAARQALPPCEDPRQDDPLPRLSWLLHRTNGLTRMRWMSGIMPLGLGSPAARRVLLSPGRVGASSGSRYPVEVYVAHSAGLSHYDPVHHALERLREGDGRGLLTPLLAEPPSQESEFILLLSSVLWRNAAKYGVFGYRLQSLDVGVAVAQATAAAEATGLTATVHLRYDDAALDEMLGLSPFAESVFAVVTLHRPEGPRTAGAVATWHGKVPSATPDPVPITGIPAMAEVAALHAAVRSPSPGGSAPLPPLPDAPRHPLPPASLDVTDGFAGRRTVYGYRPGPVPQQTLAALLATAAEPVVGDIPVQLAGVVQRVPGVDTGAHLYDAAAHALITTRGTDAVTAVITAAKSPMLADECRTATAVLAPCADLRTGIERLGDRAYRAQNIAAGAAAQRIALAAAAAGLESHVHCDFDPEGVRSALGLTAGPLQPLVLVTVGPRAPHRTDPQLPLWAEGGIN encoded by the coding sequence ATGACCACATACGCCACTTCGGCAGCCCTGGACTATCTCACCTCGGGCCACCAGCCCCCGGACGCGCTGCCCGCCGCCGACCCGCTCCGGCTTCCGCCCGTTCACAAGCGCTACCCGTCGGCGGCCCGCCAGGCCCTGCCGCCCTGCGAGGACCCACGGCAGGACGATCCGCTCCCGCGCCTGTCCTGGCTGCTGCACCGGACCAACGGCCTGACCAGGATGCGCTGGATGAGCGGCATCATGCCCCTCGGCCTCGGCAGCCCCGCCGCCCGAAGGGTCCTGCTGTCGCCCGGCCGCGTGGGAGCCTCCTCCGGTTCCCGCTATCCCGTCGAGGTCTACGTCGCCCACAGCGCCGGACTCTCCCACTACGACCCGGTGCACCACGCCCTGGAACGCCTGCGCGAGGGCGACGGACGCGGCCTGCTCACGCCGCTGCTCGCCGAACCGCCCTCCCAGGAATCGGAGTTCATCCTCCTGCTGAGCAGCGTGCTGTGGCGCAACGCGGCCAAGTACGGCGTCTTCGGCTACCGCCTGCAGAGCCTCGACGTCGGTGTCGCGGTGGCGCAGGCGACGGCCGCCGCCGAGGCGACCGGGCTGACGGCGACCGTCCATCTGCGGTACGACGACGCGGCGTTGGACGAGATGCTGGGCCTCTCACCCTTCGCGGAGAGCGTGTTCGCGGTGGTCACGCTGCACCGGCCGGAGGGCCCGCGAACGGCAGGCGCGGTGGCGACCTGGCACGGCAAGGTACCTTCTGCCACGCCCGACCCGGTGCCCATCACCGGGATCCCCGCCATGGCGGAGGTGGCCGCACTGCACGCCGCCGTCCGCAGCCCTTCGCCGGGCGGCTCAGCTCCCCTCCCGCCCCTTCCCGACGCGCCCCGCCACCCGCTGCCCCCCGCCTCCCTCGATGTGACGGACGGCTTCGCGGGCAGGCGCACGGTGTACGGCTACCGCCCGGGCCCGGTCCCGCAGCAGACGCTCGCCGCCCTGCTGGCCACGGCCGCCGAACCGGTCGTCGGCGACATCCCGGTCCAACTTGCCGGGGTGGTACAGCGAGTCCCCGGCGTGGACACCGGCGCCCACCTGTACGACGCCGCCGCCCACGCCCTGATCACCACTCGGGGTACGGACGCCGTGACCGCGGTCATCACCGCAGCCAAGAGCCCCATGCTGGCCGACGAGTGCCGTACCGCCACCGCCGTCCTCGCGCCCTGCGCCGATCTGCGGACCGGTATCGAGCGCCTCGGCGACCGCGCGTACCGCGCACAGAACATCGCGGCCGGTGCGGCGGCCCAGCGGATCGCACTGGCCGCCGCTGCCGCGGGACTTGAGAGCCATGTGCACTGCGATTTCGACCCGGAAGGCGTGCGGTCCGCCCTCGGCCTGACCGCGGGCCCGCTCCAGCCGCTGGTGCTGGTCACCGTGGGACCCCGCGCACCGCACCGCACGGATCCACAACTGCCCCTGTGGGCAGAAGGGGGCATCAACTGA
- a CDS encoding NAD(P)/FAD-dependent oxidoreductase — protein MESYDVVVVGARSAGASTAMLFARAGYRVLLVDRAQFPSDTLSTQHIHRPGLRLLKQWGLLERLAATGCPPVRRISYTLQDVRLAGPVPVEEGIDAVYAPRRYILDSLLIDAAVEAGAEFRQGCTVTGVMTEGGRVTGVRCGEFEVRARLVVGADGMRSTLAGLCGATAEHEDTPRTCVYYGYWEGLPAQFEVYERTGRLIGVVGTHDELTLVAAYFPQAEFQDVRRDADAAYLEAIRTTAPALAERARSARRVERLRGTGSQLNFFRTVKGPGWVLVGDAGCHKDSITGTGISDAFEQAALLAESVGAGLHEERELDAALDRYATGHRRLMEPRYRMALDTARLEVTEERLEFTRWIASDPASAGAFLSVAVSHVDAAELMPVRG, from the coding sequence ATGGAGTCCTACGACGTGGTGGTCGTCGGCGCCCGGAGCGCCGGTGCCTCGACCGCGATGCTGTTCGCCCGAGCCGGATACCGGGTCCTGCTGGTGGACCGTGCGCAGTTCCCCAGCGACACCCTCTCCACCCAGCACATCCACCGGCCCGGACTGCGGCTGCTGAAGCAATGGGGGCTGCTGGAGCGGCTCGCGGCGACCGGATGCCCGCCGGTGCGCCGGATCTCCTACACGCTCCAGGACGTCCGGCTCGCGGGCCCCGTGCCCGTGGAGGAGGGGATCGACGCGGTGTACGCGCCGCGCCGGTACATCCTGGACAGCCTGCTGATCGACGCGGCGGTCGAGGCCGGGGCCGAGTTCCGCCAGGGCTGCACCGTCACCGGCGTCATGACCGAGGGCGGCCGGGTGACCGGGGTGCGCTGCGGCGAGTTCGAGGTGCGGGCCCGGCTGGTCGTCGGCGCGGACGGGATGCGCTCGACCCTGGCCGGGCTGTGCGGGGCCACGGCAGAGCACGAGGACACCCCGCGCACCTGTGTGTACTACGGCTACTGGGAGGGCCTGCCCGCACAGTTCGAGGTGTACGAGCGGACCGGACGGCTCATCGGCGTGGTCGGCACCCACGACGAACTGACCCTGGTGGCCGCCTACTTCCCGCAGGCGGAGTTCCAGGACGTACGACGGGACGCCGACGCCGCGTATCTGGAGGCCATCCGCACCACCGCCCCCGCCCTGGCCGAGCGCGCCCGGTCGGCCCGGCGCGTGGAGCGCCTGCGGGGCACCGGCAGCCAGCTCAACTTCTTCCGTACGGTCAAGGGTCCTGGCTGGGTCCTGGTCGGGGACGCCGGTTGCCACAAGGACTCCATCACCGGGACCGGCATCAGCGACGCCTTCGAACAGGCCGCGCTGCTGGCCGAGTCGGTCGGCGCCGGGCTGCACGAGGAACGGGAGCTGGATGCCGCGCTGGACCGCTATGCCACCGGTCACCGTCGGCTGATGGAACCGCGCTATCGGATGGCTCTGGACACCGCCCGGCTCGAAGTCACCGAGGAGCGGCTGGAGTTCACCCGGTGGATCGCGAGCGATCCGGCGTCCGCCGGAGCCTTTCTCTCGGTGGCGGTCAGCCATGTCGACGCGGCCGAGCTCATGCCGGTCAGGGGCTGA
- a CDS encoding response regulator transcription factor, which yields MTNKTGADCIRVLICDPRHLMRAGLVSVLEREPDISVVGEALDGREMIAAVQSLRPHVALINHDADAVDGIAMARSLRRMSPETAPGVLMLSSRTEQAELLSALKGGVRGLLPGNCDPRTLPAAIRDIAGGAMVLKSPNAVQLIGRLLSRSPEVASAGSGQLSLLTSRERDVLSLVANGHSNLVIAKMLSLSEATVKSHLYHLCQKLGLRDRTQAVILAYETGLVRPCAA from the coding sequence ATGACGAACAAAACTGGGGCTGACTGTATACGGGTCCTGATCTGCGACCCACGCCATCTGATGCGAGCGGGGCTGGTCAGCGTCCTGGAGCGAGAACCGGACATCAGTGTGGTGGGCGAGGCACTCGACGGCCGCGAGATGATCGCCGCGGTGCAGAGCCTGCGCCCGCATGTCGCACTCATCAATCACGACGCCGACGCCGTGGACGGCATCGCCATGGCGCGGAGCCTGCGGAGAATGTCCCCGGAGACCGCGCCGGGTGTGCTCATGCTCAGCTCCCGGACGGAGCAGGCGGAACTGCTGTCGGCCCTGAAAGGCGGGGTGCGCGGATTACTGCCGGGCAACTGCGACCCCCGTACGCTGCCCGCCGCCATCCGTGACATCGCGGGCGGCGCGATGGTCCTGAAGTCACCCAACGCCGTCCAGCTGATCGGCAGACTGCTCAGCCGTTCGCCCGAGGTCGCCTCCGCCGGCTCCGGGCAACTGTCGCTGCTCACCAGCCGGGAGCGTGATGTGCTGTCCCTCGTCGCGAACGGCCACTCCAACCTGGTGATCGCCAAGATGCTGTCGCTGAGCGAGGCGACGGTCAAATCCCACCTCTACCATCTGTGCCAGAAGCTCGGCCTGCGCGACCGCACCCAGGCGGTGATCCTCGCGTACGAGACGGGCCTGGTCAGACCCTGCGCGGCGTGA
- a CDS encoding cytochrome P450 family protein, translating into MHTQPDLDPLLGFSPYRLLTEPDAVHRRMREEPPVRLVREDSGFTYWLISRYAEARQALRDPGLSNDPRRLGHAVDTDNAYSPMANNDPPHHTRLRGLVSHGFTRRRISALAPRAEEITEGLLDAIAPAGRADVIADLAFPLPVLVICELLGVPTQDREAFRTWAARTLSTAAGPRTREERSRRLRAYFTRLVAAKRAAVRPDLAPDEQPDLLSALIVAQEQHSSLDDEELIGLAVLLLVAGHETTTNLIGNGLLTLLLHPDQVRLLRDDPSLLPSAVEELLRYEGSAGQSSLRVAVDDVVIGGTTIPRGSVVNIGLSLANRDPEAFRDSDTVDVRRDPNAHLAFGHGIHYCLGAPLARMLAATALGALLGRFSRLQLAVSPDELRWRQISILCGLTALPVSFDPVRPETSRT; encoded by the coding sequence GTGCACACTCAGCCGGATCTCGATCCATTGCTCGGCTTCAGCCCGTACCGGCTGCTCACGGAACCGGACGCGGTCCACCGGCGGATGCGCGAGGAACCACCGGTCCGTCTCGTAAGGGAGGACAGCGGCTTCACGTACTGGCTGATCTCCCGGTACGCCGAGGCCCGCCAGGCGCTGCGCGACCCCGGGCTGTCCAACGACCCGCGGCGACTCGGCCACGCGGTGGACACGGACAACGCGTACTCGCCGATGGCCAACAACGACCCACCGCACCACACCCGGCTGCGCGGGCTGGTCTCCCACGGCTTCACCCGGCGCCGGATCAGCGCCCTGGCGCCCCGGGCCGAGGAGATCACCGAAGGTCTCCTCGACGCGATCGCGCCCGCCGGGCGTGCGGATGTGATCGCCGACCTTGCCTTCCCGCTGCCGGTGCTGGTCATCTGCGAGTTGCTCGGAGTGCCGACGCAGGACCGGGAAGCCTTCCGCACCTGGGCCGCGCGCACCCTTTCCACCGCCGCCGGACCCCGCACCCGCGAGGAGCGCTCACGCCGGCTGCGCGCCTACTTCACCCGGCTCGTCGCCGCCAAACGAGCGGCCGTACGGCCCGACCTGGCGCCGGACGAGCAGCCCGATCTGCTCAGCGCCCTCATCGTGGCTCAGGAACAGCACAGCAGCCTCGACGACGAGGAACTCATCGGCCTCGCCGTGCTGTTGCTGGTCGCCGGTCACGAGACGACGACCAACCTCATCGGCAACGGACTGCTGACCCTGCTGCTCCACCCCGACCAGGTGCGGCTGCTCAGGGACGACCCGTCCCTACTGCCCTCCGCGGTGGAGGAACTGCTGCGCTACGAAGGATCCGCGGGGCAGTCCTCCCTGCGTGTCGCGGTCGACGACGTTGTCATCGGCGGGACCACCATCCCGAGGGGCTCGGTCGTCAACATCGGGCTGTCCCTGGCCAATCGGGACCCCGAAGCCTTCCGGGACTCCGACACCGTCGACGTCCGGCGCGACCCCAATGCCCATCTGGCCTTCGGACACGGCATCCACTACTGCCTCGGTGCGCCGCTCGCGCGGATGCTCGCGGCGACGGCGCTCGGAGCGCTGCTCGGCAGGTTCTCCCGGCTCCAACTGGCCGTATCACCGGATGAGTTGCGCTGGCGTCAGATCAGCATCCTGTGCGGGCTGACCGCACTCCCCGTCTCCTTCGATCCCGTTCGTCCGGAAACGAGTCGCACGTGA
- a CDS encoding methyltransferase, with the protein MIDPMAAANLYRLAFGFIPAQMIHAAARLRLPDLLAEQPLTAEELAARTDTQAPALRRLLRGLASIGLVEEQGADGFRLAPAGHLLRSDVEGSVRPMLMPYFGEAVWASWGRFTECLRTGRPSVESVTGGSVFDLFAADPELGTEFHAAMAVSGGAEARALARSYDFADVKTVVDVGGGNGALLAGVLGHHPHLRGVLVDTPVGVAGAPDTLAAAGVADRCEIRAQDFLASVPEGGDRYVIKSVLHDWDDDSCVTILRNCRRAMPDTARVLIVEVVAPPVVDTTTDPFLTVSDLNLMVLTPGRERTEEEFTHLLEAAGLRLTGIGAPLGFSGYRVIEARSSTGAAE; encoded by the coding sequence ATGATCGACCCGATGGCGGCAGCCAACCTCTACCGCCTCGCCTTCGGATTCATCCCCGCACAGATGATCCACGCCGCGGCCCGGCTGCGGCTGCCCGACCTGCTCGCGGAACAGCCCCTGACCGCCGAGGAGCTGGCGGCACGCACGGATACGCAAGCCCCCGCACTCCGGCGGCTGCTGCGCGGCCTCGCCTCCATCGGTCTGGTGGAGGAGCAGGGCGCGGACGGCTTCCGGCTGGCTCCGGCGGGCCATTTGCTCCGCTCGGACGTCGAAGGCTCCGTCCGTCCGATGCTGATGCCGTACTTCGGCGAGGCCGTCTGGGCCTCCTGGGGACGGTTCACCGAATGCCTGCGCACCGGCCGGCCGTCCGTGGAGTCGGTCACCGGAGGCTCGGTGTTCGACCTGTTCGCGGCCGATCCGGAGCTGGGCACGGAGTTCCACGCGGCGATGGCGGTCAGCGGCGGGGCGGAGGCCCGGGCACTGGCGCGGTCGTACGACTTCGCCGACGTCAAGACCGTCGTGGACGTCGGCGGCGGCAACGGCGCCCTGCTCGCCGGGGTGCTCGGGCACCACCCCCATCTGCGCGGCGTCCTGGTCGACACCCCGGTGGGCGTGGCCGGAGCCCCGGACACCCTCGCCGCCGCCGGGGTCGCGGACCGCTGCGAGATCCGGGCACAGGACTTCCTCGCCTCCGTGCCCGAGGGCGGCGACCGGTATGTGATCAAGAGTGTGCTGCACGACTGGGACGACGACAGCTGCGTGACGATCCTGCGCAACTGCCGCCGGGCCATGCCGGACACCGCCCGGGTGCTGATCGTCGAGGTCGTCGCACCACCCGTCGTGGACACCACGACCGACCCCTTTCTCACCGTCAGCGACCTCAACCTGATGGTGCTCACCCCCGGCCGGGAGCGGACCGAGGAGGAGTTCACGCACCTGCTCGAGGCCGCCGGTCTGCGGCTGACAGGCATCGGCGCTCCGCTCGGCTTCAGCGGCTACCGGGTCATCGAGGCCCGCAGCAGCACCGGAGCGGCCGAGTGA